One Mangifera indica cultivar Alphonso chromosome 4, CATAS_Mindica_2.1, whole genome shotgun sequence genomic region harbors:
- the LOC123213627 gene encoding putative fasciclin-like arabinogalactan protein 20, with product MAAKIFISLNFFSLLYFSSALSSDSVSKAIEILSNSGFFSMALTLEFASNNLIPRSEFLTIFTPSDSTFSSSGQPSLSLLKFHFSPQSLTSQTLKTLPFNSKIPTLSPSHALLVTSPPYRDHDSVSINGVKVNASSVIYDDGWLRVFGIEKFFDPNFRAPPRPNLDCAASVLDDDEDDGDGPMSFGEAIDEMKDKRYSVMASFLELQLPTTKKPTLLTVFAPQDDRIEGNFSNFSHYTSVFLRHVVPCKMPWSVLIDLDYPVVMPTFLEGYEITVTLRQDHGGLLANEVLVVEDVYADEWLAVLGIGDVLPEVPEPEPEPKPEPKPSAQRRRSMVNLEILKVLVALSSLIIWIYSF from the coding sequence ATGGCGGCCAAAATCTTCATCTCCCTCAACTTCTTCTCCCTCCTCTATTTCTCCTCCGCCCTCTCCAGCGATTCTGTCTCCAAGGCCATCGAAATCCTCTCGAATTCCGGCTTCTTTTCAATGGCTCTAACTCTTGAATTCGCCTCAAACAACTTGATCCCTCGCTCTGAATTTCTCACTATTTTCACTCCTTCCGACTCCACATTCTCTTCATCCGGCCAGCCATCTCTTTCCCTACTGAAATTCCACTTTTCTCCCCAGTCTTTGACCTCCCAGACCCTCAAAACCCTCCCTTTCAACTCCAAGATTCCAACTTTATCCCCTTCCCACGCTCTGCTCGTTACTTCACCACCGTATCGTGATCACGATTCCGTTTCAATCAACGGGGTCAAGGTCAACGCCAGCTCGGTGATATACGACGACGGGTGGTTGAGAGTCTTTGGGATTGAGAAATTCTTTGATCCAAACTTCCGTGCCCCTCCAAGGCCTAATCTTGATTGCGCAGCATCGGTGCTTGACGACGATGAAGACGACGGTGATGGCCCGATGAGTTTCGGTGAAGCTATTGACGAAATGAAAGATAAACGGTACTCAGTTATGGCTTCATTTCTTGAACTGCAATTGCCGACGACAAAGAAGCCAACTTTGCTGACTGTGTTCGCTCCTCAAGATGACAGAATAGAGGGGAACTTTAGTAATTTCAGCCATTACACGTCGGTCTTTCTCCGGCATGTGGTGCCGTGCAAGATGCCGTGGTCGGTTCTGATCGATTTGGATTATCCGGTGGTGATGCCCACATTCTTGGAAGGGTACGAAATTACTGTCACACTAAGGCAAGATCATGGGGGCCTGTTGGCTAATGAGGTACTTGTCGTCGAGGATGTGTATGCCGATGAGTGGCTTGCCGTTTTGGGGATTGGTGATGTTTTACCGGAAGTGCCTGAGCCGGAGCCGGAGCCGAAGCCAGAACCAAAACCATCAGCTCAGAGAAGAAGATCAATGGTGAATCTTGAGATCTTGAAGGTCTTGGTAGCTTTGTCATCTCTGATTATTTGGATATATAGCTTCTAG
- the LOC123213345 gene encoding heavy metal-associated isoprenylated plant protein 22-like, which translates to MGALDHLLDLFEITPKRKKRKPMQTVEIKVKMDCDGCERRVRNAVSSIKGAKSIDVNRKQSRVTVTGYVEPNKVLKKVKSTGKRAEFWPYVPYNLVAYPYVAQAYDKKAPSGFVKNVAQALPSPNATDERLTTLFSDENPHACAIM; encoded by the exons ATGGGGGCACTTGACCATCTTTTGGACTTGTTTGAAATCACACCtaaaaggaagaagagaaagccGATGCag ACGGTTGAAATCAAGGTGAAAATGGACTGTGATGGCTGTGAAAGAAGAGTTAGAAATGCTGTTTCCTCCATtaaag gAGCGAAAAGCATAGATGTGAACAGGAAGCAAAGCCGAGTAACAGTGACGGGATACGTGGAGCCGAACAAGGTGTTAAAGAAAGTGAAGAGCACCGGCAAGAGAGCCGAATTTTGGCCGTACGTGCCTTATAATTTGGTGGCGTATCCATATGTGGCGCAGGCGTACGACAAGAAGGCGCCGTCGGGTTTTGTTAAAAACGTTGCTCAAGCTCTTCCCAGCCCGAATGCCACCGACGAGCGGCTCACTACTCTCTTCAGCGATGAAAATCCTCATGCATGTGCCATCATGTAG